One region of Lytechinus pictus isolate F3 Inbred chromosome 8, Lp3.0, whole genome shotgun sequence genomic DNA includes:
- the LOC135154921 gene encoding uncharacterized protein LOC135154921, producing MVSIQTSCVLLLLVVLYSGFSKTDALTTSMFTGTTAIMLGSTEDAMTSSQSTESGSTKEAIMTSHAETTLGTTVDAMTSSYQSTESGSTKEAIMTSHAETTLGTTEDAVTSSHQSTESELGTTDKAETAAPTTMHSTDPERTVKKLTTVPTQTPEKTEKVMTSVPPKGPTQSYVIDLSFAFGAVGVIIAIVLFFVFRGLHQDKKEEKEKGMITKIPLENVTSEEK from the exons ATGGTTTCTATTCAAACATCTTGTGTTTTGTTACTTTTAGTTGTATTATATTCAGGATTTTCAAAGACAGATG CACTCACAACGAGTATGTTTACTGGTACTACAGCCATCATGCTGG GAAGCACGGAAGACGCAATGACGTCATCTCAATCAACTGAATCAG GAAGCACAAAGGAGGCAATAATGACATCTCATGCTGAAACTACATTAG GAACCACGGTGGacgcaatgacgtcatcatatcAATCAACCGAATCAG GAAGCACAAAGGAGGCAATAATGACATCTCATGCTGAAACTACATTAG GAACCACCGAAGACGCAGTGACGTCATCTCATCAATCGACTGAATCAG AGCTCGGGACCACTGATAAGGCAGAAACTGCTGCTCCAACAACGATGCATTCAACAg ATCCAGAAAGGACGGTGAAGAAATTAACAACAGTTCCAACACAAACCCcag agaaaACGGAGAAAGTGATGACAAGCGTTCCTCCTAAAG GTCCCACCCAATCGTACGTCATTGACCTCAGTTTTGCATTCGGAGCTGTCGGTGTCATTATAGCCATTGTCCTCTTCTTCGTGTTTCGAGGGCTGCATCAGgataaaaaagaggaaaaagaaaagggaatgaTAACAAA GATACCATTGGAAAACGTAACATCGGAAGAAAAGTAG